Below is a window of Microbacterium croceum DNA.
CGGTGTCGACGAAGGCCTGCACGAGTCCGTCGTCGGAGTGAGCCGCGGCGACGAGGCCTTCCCCCAGCCGGTCGATGCCCTGGTGGTGGTAGCTGCGCACCGAGACGGAGTCCTGTCCGAGCACCTCGGCGAGCGCGGTGTCCTGCGCGACCGCGACCTGGTTCTCGGCGAAGACGCCGCCGCCGATCCGGTAGCGCTCGGTGCCCAGCGACTCCGGCAGGTGCTGCTGCAGGGTTCCGCCGCGGGCGACGTTGACCAGCTGCAGTCCGCGGCAGATCGCGAGCACGGGGATGCGCCGGCGCTCGGCCGCGCGGAACAGCGCGAGCTCCCAGGCGTCGCGGTCGACGCGGGCGGGGTCGGTGGTCGGATGCCGCTCCGCCCCGTACAGCTCGGGTGCCACATCCGCGCCGCCCGACAGGATCAGTCCGTCGAGTCCGGCGATCGCGGCATCCGCCGTGTCAGGGTCCTGCGGCGGAAGCAGCAGCGCGATGCCTCCGACCGAGGTCACACCGGTCAGGTACTGCTCCGGGAGGAATGCGGCTCGCACATCCCAGACGCCCTGTTGCGCCCGCTCGAGGTAGGTGGTGATGCCGACCAGCGGCGCTCGCTCAGAGCCTCTCGAAGCCACGGACGCGCTCCCAGTCGGTCACGGCGGCATCGTAAGCTTCCAGCTCGATGCGTGCCTGGTTCAGGTAGTGGTCCACGACGTCGTCGCCGAACGCCTCCCTGGCGATCCGGGACTCGC
It encodes the following:
- a CDS encoding gamma-glutamyl-gamma-aminobutyrate hydrolase family protein translates to MASRGSERAPLVGITTYLERAQQGVWDVRAAFLPEQYLTGVTSVGGIALLLPPQDPDTADAAIAGLDGLILSGGADVAPELYGAERHPTTDPARVDRDAWELALFRAAERRRIPVLAICRGLQLVNVARGGTLQQHLPESLGTERYRIGGGVFAENQVAVAQDTALAEVLGQDSVSVRSYHHQGIDRLGEGLVAAAHSDDGLVQAFVDTEGGSHVVGIQWHPEEDAEDRRLFQDLVTQARAFARQKEGTS